GGGCTAACAATGCGGCAAGGACCTCTTCCACTTCCATGCCTTTGGCCCTGATTAACGCAATCAGTTCCTCCGGTGTGCGCGTGTCCTCATAATTTTTACGGTTTGGGTTGACTGCTTTAAGATCAAAGTTTCTGTTTTCGATTTCTTGCCTGGTAACAGTCCAACTGTGCTCGCTATCTCCTCGGGTCGGCAATAGCCTGAAGAATTCCTCGAAATGCGCCAGCGTCAGCGGTGTCTTCTTGCCTACCTTGATATCAGAGAGGTCGTAATACCATATCTTTTCCGTTGGCCTGCCTTTGGTGAAGAAAAGAAGATTGGTCTTGACGCCTGCACCGGCATTGACAAAGGCTCCCGGCGGCAGACTCACAATGCACCAGAGGTCGCAGTCATCGAGCAACTTGCGCTTGGTCTGGACAAAGGCCGTCTCGTTGGTACGGAAGAGCACGCCCTCATCCAGCACAATCCCGCAGCGGCCGTCGGGTTTGAGGCTGTCAATCACATGCTGGAGAAAAAGTACCTGAGTGGCGCCGGTTTTGTAGGCAAAGCGGGTCTGGGCGTCTTTGCCTTCCTTGCCGCCAAAGGGCGGATTCATGAGCACCACATCAAAAAGGTTCGGTGCGTTTTGAAAAAGACCTCCGTAGATCTCCGCGCCGGTGAGCGTGTTGCCGTGCCAGATGTGTGGCTCATCAATGCCGTGAAGCATGAGGTTGGCCAGTGCAATCGGGTAAATGGCATTATCCTTCTCGCGGCCGTAGAAGGTGCGGGTTTTGAGCGTTTCGAGCTGGTCTGATGAGGTAATTTTTTCGTTATCGGGGCCGGCCATGTGTTCGTAGGACTGCGCCAGAAACCCGCCGGTGCCGCAGCCGGGATCATAGACCGTTTCGCCGATTTTGGGATCAATCACCCGCACCATAGCGCGGATCACCTCGCGCGGGGTGAAAAACTGGCCGCCGTCGTTGCCCTTTTCGCCCATCTTGAGCAAAAGCCCCTCGTACACCTGCGAAAGGGTGAACACATGGGTCGGGTCCACGCTCTCGGCGCTGATTTCGTTCACCTTGTCGAGCACATCCAGAAGATTGCGCTCGGTGTCAATGCGGGTGCGCTCGATGCCGGAAAAGATTTCGCTTATGACCTTCTGCCGCGGCGTGGCGTTGGGCCGGTCTTTGAGGCTTTTGAGGTGCGGGATAAGATCACCGTTGACAAAACTGAAGAATGCACCCAGCGCGCCGCTTTCCAGTTCGCGGCGTTTGGGTGCGTCCGGCGCAGCCCAATCGCGCCACCTATAGGGCGCCTCCAGCGACGGGGTAAACTCCGCGCCTACCGCCGCTGCCGCCTCGGCCTCGTGCTGCTCGCGCTCGTCAAGGATGCGCAGAAACAAAATCCAGGTCAGCTCCGGCACATACTGTAGCGCGCCGGCGCAGTTCGAGCGCCGCATGATATCGCAAATGTTCTTGACCGCGCTGTTCAAGGATTGGGGTGTGGTGTGGCGTTTGTTGTTCTTCATGGCTTCCTCTCTTTTTTGTCAGACCTGTCCGACGTGTCTGACTTGTCTGACAAGCTTCTTGCTTTGCACCGCTCTTGGTAGAGCCGCTCTGTGAACCCGCCTTTTTCCAAAAAATCCTGTTCCAAGCGC
The nucleotide sequence above comes from bacterium. Encoded proteins:
- a CDS encoding N-6 DNA methylase, which encodes MKNNKRHTTPQSLNSAVKNICDIMRRSNCAGALQYVPELTWILFLRILDEREQHEAEAAAAVGAEFTPSLEAPYRWRDWAAPDAPKRRELESGALGAFFSFVNGDLIPHLKSLKDRPNATPRQKVISEIFSGIERTRIDTERNLLDVLDKVNEISAESVDPTHVFTLSQVYEGLLLKMGEKGNDGGQFFTPREVIRAMVRVIDPKIGETVYDPGCGTGGFLAQSYEHMAGPDNEKITSSDQLETLKTRTFYGREKDNAIYPIALANLMLHGIDEPHIWHGNTLTGAEIYGGLFQNAPNLFDVVLMNPPFGGKEGKDAQTRFAYKTGATQVLFLQHVIDSLKPDGRCGIVLDEGVLFRTNETAFVQTKRKLLDDCDLWCIVSLPPGAFVNAGAGVKTNLLFFTKGRPTEKIWYYDLSDIKVGKKTPLTLAHFEEFFRLLPTRGDSEHSWTVTRQEIENRNFDLKAVNPNRKNYEDTRTPEELIALIRAKGMEVEEVLAALLAQGQR